A stretch of DNA from Pangasianodon hypophthalmus isolate fPanHyp1 chromosome 2, fPanHyp1.pri, whole genome shotgun sequence:
AGATCCGTTTCCACGCTTGCTCTGATTTCTGATTCCCCGTGCAGTGAGAGCGGCCCAGGTGCCCGTGTTTGGTCTCACCATCGTCTACAGCCTCCCCTGCTGAAGTCTGGCTCCTGTGATCTGCTCCCTGTTGGTGGTTATCATGCCTCAGATTCTCCAGGTTTAGTGCCCAAGGTCCGATTTTCTGCCAGTTCACCCTTTGGAAGGCCATGAGACAGTGTAGGTTGCCTCCCACCTAAAAGTAAGAGGAAATGAAGtgttatttcattaatttttaagTAAGCATCTCCCATGTATCCACTCTGTAGTGTAAGACATGTTGGAATTCCTTAGTCACTAACCTTTTTGGTTTTCCGAAACTGAATGCCTCTTTCTGTATGGCGAATGTCCAAGTATTCTGGGTTCTGTGTGTTCAGGTCAGTCACAATATCTGCCCACCTAAAATTGTATGCATGGCATCAGGGTTTGCAGAATATAGCTAATGACTAAATCAACCATAGCAGCTTTTAGAGACTCAAACTACATTTTCTTGATTATGTTgcctatatctatatctatatccgTTGGATTTCCTGACCAGACTTACATTACAATACTAATCaccatccattcatttatttcttcagtAATCGTTTGATTGTGGTGGAGAAGCGGTGGATTcaaagcctatcccaggaacactgggcacgaggctGGAATGCAccatggatgggacaccagtccatcgcacacacattcacatttaggGGCAGTTTAGtgcagccaatccacctaccggcatgttttttttttttttttggacatggggagaacatactgacacagagagtaacccacacttacatccacacacacatacaccacagTGTTGCCCACTAATCATCATATGTAGTcaaataataaaaggaaaatgtactttttacagTGGATGGCAGGATGTTTCCTGCTTGGCTCCCCAATAAGAATCCAATGCTCCATTTCATTGAGAGCAAGTGGTCCcctgtggttaaaaaaagaaattaaatgtgtaaaaaaaaaaaaaagattccaacTCAGTAAACAACATGGAATGGTATTCTAATTGATTATCTACTGCTGCATACAGTTTCAGTGTTATCATAGAAGGATACGGCTGGGAGAATAATCTTTTACAAGAGAagttcacttgttttttttaaagtgcaacCAAGATTGACCAAATAAAGGAAGAAAGCAATTGGTTATGCGGTGTACCTGTAAGCTTTGGCTGCTTTTAATGGTGTAGCTTCGAAGCCCACAGGGCAGAAGTAGTGGTTCTGACAGTGGTAAATATAGGCCATAGATTCATCTCTCAATCCCTGGGTCAGCTTAAGCAAAGCTCCTTCAGCTAGTCCAGGGAAGCAATGTCACAAGTGGAACATACTGTCAATACGTTCATTGTGcacttgtcattttaaaaaatattcagtaataTATGTTCCATGATGACAGGCCATCACAATTTAGTGACAAACAGAAACTACAGTGAATACTATTTCATAGTATGATGATGTAATTTTTAAGTGATCCTACTTTTCCTAGTAGTACCTGATGTCTACAAATTAGCCTGAGAGAATCACAGACCATGAAACTGGGACTAATCCCTCTGTTAATGTGTGAAAAGGTGGTTAAAACACAAACCATATTCTTGAGTTGATGGAAAGAGCAACAATGGCAtacaaaagtaaagaaaacCAACTTTCACCTGGTCACATGGATTTCAGAATATTTCTAATCTGAATATTTCTGATTCTTATTCAGTCTCCACAAAGTGTTTACAGTTTGTGACTACAGTGTATTCATTAGACCAATGCTTTTTATGTCAACTTTGGTCTTTTTTCCTAAATATGGTTTCAAACACTGTTTTAAAAGTTCACTAtatgtaaatcatttttaaagtgatTAATATTTAACTCACCCGTCTCTCCTGCTGTCTTGTGCTTCCCATGGGGTTTATATAGAATATAAGAGCATCCTCGAACACGGAAATGGTCATTGATCTGTCTGAACCATCTGTGCCAAAACAAGAACAGAGACGGTGAAAACATAACTATCAGGTAcagaaaaagacacaaaactTTCCAACAGGGTAAGCAGAACAATCATACCTCATTAAAGTGGCATTCCCAGTAAAAGGTCCAAACTTGATATCTTCAAATGGAGGCTGGAAACCGAGAATATGCAAGGCCTCCTCCTGGGAAATGGGTGGAAGgctgacacaaaaaaaattaaagagttGCTATtcattagggatgtaaccaaatacaacTATATTATTCGGATTGGATAGATAATGTATTCTAAAtggatacagatacaaataggaggtgcattattctttttttttttttttttccctttttcttcacatggcatctggttgagactagagaggtgcaaaaaaaaaaaaagtcacaaaagcGGTAGGTTTCTACTTTCATGTGGGCGCGATCGAAATGTGAATGGGAAATGCATTTACATAAGTAACTGTCTGGTCAGGGTTTCAGTGGTTTAAACTGGCTTTCTACTTCGTAGCCCAATTTAAACAGAAAGAGAGCTAACTAAATTccttagaaaatattgcaggcatTTCTCTAATTAAGACCAATTATgaacgatttttttttcttcattttctccccaatttggtcatcatcccacccaccagccagctctcccctatcacgtGACTGCTATCAGCCAGGGAGGGTGAGGCCTAAAATGTGCTTCCTTTGAGATACATAGCCAACTGCATCATTTCGAATTCTTGCTACTGCTGAATCACAGGGCAGCGTTAACACACTCAgcctgccctcttccacatacatgagctcacaaacacccacgattggctagtgtagCTGTGACGGactggggagagagagtatgtcatCCCTCCCATTCCCATGTgtaattttgctcccttggctcctggccatggatggctttGGTATTGTTGGGAATTGAACCCACAATCTCCCaacaatagtgcaaatatttttctatagggttctttttatggaaaaataaataaataaaaaatacataaaaaactAGGTAGGGCAttcctttgctctcaaaacagcgtTGACTGTGGATTTTTCAGGtgctttcatgctgtgaatctaccattctaccacatcccaaaggtgttctactggattcagatccggtgattGGGAAGTCCACAGAAGAACACTGatctcattgtcatgttcatgaaactgGTTTGAGAtgattttgctttgtgacatggtccattatcatgctggaagtagccattagaagatgggttaATAGAGGCCATGAGAGGATGCACATAGTTAACTGCCcaaaagtgtgccaagaaaacattccccacaccattacaccacctccaccagcctgaactgttgacacaaggcaggctgggtccatggattcatgctgttggtaccaaattctgaccctaccatctgtgtacCATctgtgtttttccagtcttcagctgtccagttttgcaTGACGTGGTCTGCCTTGAGGTTCAACAtattatgcattctgagatgcttttcagctcaccacaattgtacagagtggttatgtgagttactgtagcctttctttcagctcaaaccagtctggccattctccattgacctctctcatcaacaaggccttTCTACTCACACAAATGTTTTTTCACTCTACACTAGAggctgttgtgcatgaaaatgccaggagatcagcactttgtgaaatactcaaacaagcctgtgtggcaccaacaaacatgccagggttaaagtcacagagatcagactttttcttcattctgatgtttgatgtgaacattaactgaagctgttgacctgtatctgatggttttatgcattgtgctgctgccacatgattggcaaACTGGAtaacttgaggtggatgggctacaacagcagaagaccacatcaggttccactcctgtcagccaagaacaagaatctatggctatcatgggcacagactcgcCCAGATTGGACacctgaagactggaaaaagaccaggtgattttttttctaaacttcaaaaaaatatatatatattttagccAATTCTAATTTTTCTGCCTGATGACAGCCTGCTTTTCCTCCCATTACACACTTTTCCCCAACAATGAGAGGCAACTGCAAAGAACTTACTGAATTAAAACGACACATCTAGAATTAACTCTAGAGCTAGTTATTCTAGATGGATGTACCTTCCAGCTCCAAGGGTACTGTACAGAAAGTTCCAGCAAGAGACGAGTGAGGAAATGCCACATGAAGTTTTATACTGAGGGCGGCTGATGCAGTACCTAAACAGGTGAAAagaggaacaaaaacaaaatgtgctttCTCTGATGTTATTTTCTAAGACTAGTTAGTAAGAGACTAAGAGCTGTACTTGTACCATCTGCGCAAGTCCAGGACTTTCCTCTGTTTGATTTCTTCCAGAGACGCTTGTGGTGGAAGATCTAGCACATTTCTGCTCGATCGGTCAGATGACTTCATTTTCTTCAAGCCAAATTTCTTTATATTACCTGTAATTATGTGGGAAACATTACATGGGTAGCAAGTGTGTTCAAATTAGCTTCTGGATTTAGAGTA
This window harbors:
- the LOC113534100 gene encoding basic immunoglobulin-like variable motif-containing protein, which codes for MPNTAESEGGNISGAKDPAPPSRLPGQDDERGFLNSFSRDTLRARRASSAELQLPWTCPVTHSREKFYTVCSDYALLNQARPILTPRDVPQSSHDSSTPLSQSNTITISQGQAGGIHTPSGDACDIEETFSSNSKPILAWEIDTTDFDAVLTRKARTGNIKKFGLKKMKSSDRSSRNVLDLPPQASLEEIKQRKVLDLRRWYCISRPQYKTSCGISSLVSCWNFLYSTLGAGSLPPISQEEALHILGFQPPFEDIKFGPFTGNATLMRWFRQINDHFRVRGCSYILYKPHGKHKTAGETAEGALLKLTQGLRDESMAYIYHCQNHYFCPVGFEATPLKAAKAYRGPLALNEMEHWILIGEPSRKHPAIHCKKWADIVTDLNTQNPEYLDIRHTERGIQFRKTKKVGGNLHCLMAFQRVNWQKIGPWALNLENLRHDNHQQGADHRSQTSAGEAVDDGETKHGHLGRSHCTGNQKSEQAWKRISNTAEYSHRGCPDSDLDEDIAD